From the genome of Malus sylvestris chromosome 6, drMalSylv7.2, whole genome shotgun sequence, one region includes:
- the LOC126626414 gene encoding U-box domain-containing protein 44-like, with product MAESWHGNYDTGSPSDDSHKFERLHIEPIYDAFFCPLTKQVMRDPVTLENGQTFEREAIEKWFRECKESGRKLVCPLTLKELKRGDLKPSIALRNTIEEWNARNEAAQLDMARKSLNLSSSESEVLLALKFVQQICQKTRSNKHVARNAGLIPMIVDMLKSSSRKVRCKALETLKTVVEDDSDNKEILADGDIVRTIVKFLSHEQSKEREEAVSLLYELSKSEALCEKIGSINGAILILVGMTSSKSDNILTVENADKTLENLEKYENNVRQMAENGRLQPLLTQIREGPPETQLSMSNFLGELVLDNDVKVLVAKSVGSALINIMRSGDMQSREAALKALNQISSCEASAKVLIEAGILPSLVKDLFFVGTNQPMRLKEVAATILANVVSTDYDFDSILVGPDQQTLVSEDIVHNLLHLISNTGPAIESKLLQVLVGLTSSPSTILSVVAAIKSSGAIISLVQFIEAPQKELRVASIKLLQNLSPHVGQELADALRGTVGQLGSLIKVISENISITEEQAAAISVLAELPERDLGLARQMLDDGAFELVHSKIVKIRQGGSRGGRFVTPFLEGLVRVLARVTLVLADEQGAVSLCRELNLAALFIELLQSNGLENVQMSSAAALENLSQESKNLTRLPELPTPGFCASVFSCFSKPPAINGLCRLHRGTCSLRESFCLLEGHAVEKLVALLDHTNEKVVEAALAALSTLLDDGVDIEQGVMVLCEAEGVKPILDVLLEKRTENLRRRAVWVVERLLRSDEIAYEVSGDPNVSTALVDAFQHGDYRTRQIAERALKHVDRLPNFSGVFPNA from the exons ATGGCCGAAAGTTGGCATGGAAATTATGACACCGGCAGTCCATCAGATGACAGCCATAAGTTTGAGCGATTGCACATCGAGCCTATTTATGATGCATTTTTTTGTCCTTTAACAAAGCAAGTTATGCGCGATCCTGTTACCTTAGAAAACGGCCAAACATTTGAGCGAGAAGCAATTGAAAAGTGGTTTAGGGAATGCAAGGAGAGTGGAAGGAAGTTGGTCTGCCCACTGACActaaaagaattgaaaagaggTGATCTAAAGCCTAGCATAGCATTGAGGAACACCATTGAAGAGTGGAATGCCAGAAATGAAGCTGCTCAGCTTGATATGGCTCGTAAGTCATTGAATCTGAGCAGCTCAGAAAGTGAAGTTCTTTTGGCCTTGAAGTTTGTCCAGCAAATCTGCCAAAAAACAAGATCAAATAAGCATGTTGCACGCAATGCAGGGCTGATACCTATGATAGTTGACATGTTGAAGAGCAGCAGTCGTAAAGTAAGGTGCAAAGCTTTGGAAACCCTTAAAACTGTGGTGGAGGATGATTCCGATAATAAG GAAATATTGGCTGATGGGGATATAGTACGAACTATAGTGAAGTTCTTGTCTCATGAGCAATCCAAAGAGAGGGAGGAAGCTGTCTCTTTGCTGTATGAACTATCCAAATCTGAAGCCTTATGTGAGAAGATTGGTTCAATTAATGGAGCGATTCTTATTTTGGTTGGAATGACAAGCAGCAAATCAGATAACATTTTGACTGTTGAGAACGCTGATAAAACATTAGAGAATCTGGAGAAGTATGAGAACAATGTGAGACAGATGGCTGAAAATGGTAGACTGCAGCCTCTTCTGACACAAATTCGTGAAG GCCCTCCAGAAACCCAACTTTCGATGTCTAATTTCCTTGGTGAGTTAGTTTTGGACAATGATGTAAAGGTCCTAGTGGCTAAAAGTGTGGGTTCAGCTTTGATTAACATCATGAGAAGTGGTGATATGCAGTCAAGAGAAGCAGCTTTGAAAgctctcaaccaaatttcatctTGTGAGGCAAGTGCCAAGGTACTGATAGAGGCAGGAATACTTCCGTCTCTGGTCAAAGATCTCTTTTTCGTTGGGACTAACCAGCCTATGCGACTGAAGGAGGTTGCTGCAACAATTCTTGCTAATGTTGTTAGCACAGACTATGATTTTGATTCCATCTTGGTTGGACCCGATCAGCAAACGCTAGTCTCAGAAGACATTGTCCATAACCTACTACATCTCATTAGCAACACTGGACCAGCAATCGAGAGCAAGCTTCTCCAGGTTCTTGTTGGACTCACTAGCTCTCCTTCAACTATTCTGAGTGTTGTTGCCGCCATTAAAAGCTCAGGGGCCATTATTAGTTTGGTGCAGTTTATTGAGGCTCCACAAAAGGAATTACGTGTGGCTTCCATTAAACTTCTCCAGAACCTCTCTCCACATGTGGGCCAGGAGCTAGCTGACGCCCTACGTGGCACAGTGGGCCAACTTGGAAGCCTAATAAAAGTCATATCAGAGAATATTTCAATCACTGAAGAGCAAGCAGCAGCCATTAGTGTCTTAGCTGAACTACCGGAGAGGGATCTAGGCCTTGCCAGGCAGATGCTAGATGACGGTGCCTTTGAGCTGGTACATTCTAAAATAGTTAAGATCCGCCAAGGGGGGAGTAGGGGTGGCCGCTTTGTGACGCCATTTCTAGAAGGACTTGTACGAGTTCTAGCCAGGGTTACACTTGTGTTGGCTGATGAGCAAGGTGCAGTTTCTCTGTGCCGTGAACTTAATCTTGCTGCACTTTTCATTGAACTTCTACAGTCCAATGGACTGGAGAATGTACAGATGAGTTCGGCAGCAGCATTGGAGAATTTATCACAAGAATCCAAAAATTTGACAAGATTGCCCGAGTTGCCTACACCTGGTTTCTGTGCTTCAGTTTTTTCATGTTTTAGCAAGCCACCTGCCATAAACGGATTGTGTCGGCTTCATCGTGGGACGTGTTCACTTAGAGAGAGTTTTTGTCTCTTGGAGGGACATGCTGTGGAAAAGTTGGTAGCTCTTCTGGACCACACAAACGAGAAGGTGGTCGAAGCAGCACTTGCAGCACTCTCTACTCTGTTGGATGATGGGGTTGATATCGAACAAGGGGTTATGGTGTTGTGTGAGGCAGAGGGGGTGAAGCCTATTCTTGACGTGTTGTTAGAGAAACGGACAGAGAATCTGAGGAGGAGGGCAGTCTGGGTAGTTGAAAGACTATTGCGGAGTGATGAGATAGCCTATGAAGTTTCTGGAGATCCGAACGTGAGCACCGCACTTGTTGATGCCTTCCAGCATGGTGACTATCGAACCCGGCAGATTGCTGAACGTGCCCTGAAGCACGTTGACAGGTTACCAAACTTCTCTGGTGTCTTTCCGAACGCATGA